A single window of Magnetococcus marinus MC-1 DNA harbors:
- the plsY gene encoding glycerol-3-phosphate 1-O-acyltransferase PlsY, with product MIAQLFTPTALMAISAAYLLGAVPFGLVIARLWGVGDIRTQGSGNIGATNVLRTAGKIPGLLTLVLDIGKGAMATAAGIAMFGWQSPITAAMALLSFMGHLYPVYLGFKGGKGVATGLGVFLMLTPVVGLLAVGSWVVGALLFRISSLAALIAFAMMPLYQYLYGTPAALVVAAIVVPMVFWKHRQNIQRILQGTEPRIGKKG from the coding sequence ATGATCGCCCAACTCTTTACGCCAACAGCCTTAATGGCCATAAGCGCCGCCTATCTACTGGGTGCCGTGCCCTTTGGCTTGGTGATCGCCCGACTCTGGGGGGTGGGGGATATTCGCACCCAAGGCAGCGGCAATATTGGTGCCACCAATGTGCTGCGCACGGCGGGAAAAATTCCTGGGTTGTTAACCTTGGTTTTGGATATTGGCAAAGGTGCCATGGCCACGGCAGCGGGCATTGCCATGTTTGGCTGGCAGAGCCCCATTACTGCGGCCATGGCGCTGTTATCCTTTATGGGGCATCTCTACCCGGTCTATTTGGGTTTTAAGGGGGGTAAGGGGGTGGCCACCGGGTTGGGGGTATTTCTCATGCTGACCCCGGTTGTGGGGTTGCTGGCGGTGGGCAGTTGGGTGGTGGGGGCACTGCTGTTTCGCATCTCTTCGCTGGCGGCGTTGATCGCCTTTGCCATGATGCCCCTTTATCAATATCTCTACGGCACGCCGGCAGCCCTGGTGGTGGCGGCCATTGTGGTGCCCATGGTGTTTTGGAAACATCGCCAAAATATCCAGCGCATCCTACAGGGCACCGAACCCCGCATTGGGAAAAAGGGCTGA